The stretch of DNA ACTGCCAGCCGGCTTAGCGAAGGCGGTGTCGAAGTGACCCGCGTGAAGAAGCTTGCCGAAGGGCATCCTAACCTGATTGATTACCTTAAGAACGAAGATGTTCAGTTGATCATCAATACCCCGAGCGGTAAGGGTGCTCGAACCGATGAAGGGCGAATCCGCGCTGCAGCAGTGCAAGCGGGCGTTCCCTGCATTACAACCATTGCGGCCGCAGAGGCTGCCGTGCGAGCGATGCACGCAACGCGTGAATCGCCTATGGAGGTCGTGTCGCTTCAGGATCGCTACGCCGCAGTCAAAAGCTGATTCCGTTTCATGGCTACCGAATCCAATCAACCCGACGAAGGTACGTTTGACCCAGCCAGCTTAAAGTTGTTGGTGGTCGACAATGAAGCGGCGCATGCGCGAGCGATGACGGAATCGCTCGAGAAAGTAGGTTACGTTTGCGAAGTGGCCACGAGTGGTCCCGAAGCTGCGGGCATGATTCAGCGTGAGACCTACGACATCATCATCACGGACATGGTGATGAACGATGTCGATGGAATGAAGATCTTGGATCTTGCCAAAGAAAAGTTGCCCGGCGTTGAGGTCGTGATGGTTACCGGCCATGCCACGGTGCCCGTTGCCGTGGAAGCCATGCAAAAAGGTGCATTCAACTTTCTCGAAAAGCCAATCACGCCCAATCGCTTGCGGGCGATCGCCGAAAAGGCTGCCGAGGCTGTATCACTGAAAAAACGCAACACTGAATTGTTGCAAAGACTCGACGAGCGATTTGGTTTTGAAGGGATTATCTACACCAGCAAGAAGATGCAGGATGTGGTTGATCGGGTGCGCCGAATCGCGGCTACCGACGCGACTGTCTTGATCACCGGTGAAAATGGTACGGGTAAAGAGGTTATCGCCCAAGCGATTCATCAGAACAGCCCTCGACGCAGCAAACGCATGGTGGCGATGAACACCGGCGCCATCGCAGAGAATTTGGTCGAAAGCGAGCTGTTTGGACACGTCAAGGGTTCGTTCACCGACGCGGTGTCTGATCGCGAAGGCGCGTTTCAATACGCCAACGGCGGCACGTTGTTTCTAGATGAAGTCGGTGACATGCCGATGAGTACGCAAATCAAGCTGCTGCGAGTGCTAGAGGAGAACAAAATCACTCGCGTGGGCGAGAACAAAGAAATCAAAGTCAACGTGCGGATGATCTCGGCAACCAATCGCCCACTCGAAGATTTGATTGACGCAGGGACGTTTCGGCGAGACCTCTATCATCGCTTGAAAGTTGTCACAATCGAATTGCCCGCACTTCGTGATCGCCGAGAAGACGTGGTCCCCTTAATGGATCACTTTCGTAAACAATTCTTGCGGCGTTATGACAAGCCGAACGCTCATTTCACACCCGCAACGACCAAGCGTTTTTTCGCTTACGATTGGCCGGGTAACGTTCGTCAATTGCGTAACTTTGTCGAAACGATGGTGGTGCTCGACACGGACGGTTCGCTTGATATCGATGATCTGCCGCCTGAACTTGTCGACCAGAACGATCACGTTGAAACGGACGATTCGAATGCGATGCCGGTTGCGGCAATTGGGGGTGGTTCAGAGTCGGCTTTGATCGGTCGGCCCCTCAGCGAGATCGAACGTTGGGCCATCGAAGAAACTCTTAAGATGACAAACGACAACCGAGAGAAAGCGGCTGAGATTCTCGAGATTGGCGCGAGGACGCTCTATCGCCGTCTCGACCAATACAAAAAAGACGAAGAATGATTTTCGCCCGCCAGTCTTGGCGACAATTTCGAGTCGAACGATCTCACTTCGCATGACCTTTTTGAGTTCACTAATCTCTGTTTTTCTAAATTGGATTTCTAGATGTCAGACCGAATCATTATGCGAACGGGCGAAGCACTCGTCGCTGGCGGACCACCCTTTACGGCGGCCGAACCTGAGGTTGTGATTGGCGAACTTGACGGTCCCGTGGGGATCGCGTTGGCGACACTAACGGGCGACCAAACGAAGGGGCACTCAAAGGTGTTCGCGATTTTGAACACGGACGTCCAGGTTCGCCCCGTCACATTATGCGTCAGCAAGGTGACCGTCAAAGACAACCGTTACACAAACATTTTGATGGGTACGGTTCAAGCCGCGATCGCAAACGGAGTATTGGATGCTGTTCGAGCAGGCGATCTACCGAAGGATCGGGTCAATGAGCTCGGGATTATCTGTAGCGTTTGGCTCAATCCAGGTGTCGCGACCGACAACAATCTAGACCATAAGGCACTGTTTGATATTCACCGCGAAGCGATGGCCAAGGCCATTCATAAAGCGATGAACAACGAACCGTCGATTGATTGGTTGCTAGAGAACCAAGACAAAATTACGCACAAGTACTACCAGATGGGGCTCGACGGGAAGATCTAACGAAAAAGCTGCTGCTTTCCCGACAACCTCAGCACTCTTCCTGGCTGCCGTGAATCTCTCGCGGAACGTAACGGCCCGGACCATCATCACGGTAGTGGGTTGCAATCGCATCTTCGAATTCTTCACGCGTTCGCAAACGAATGAATGACGTTCGAACGTTTTCGTAATCAGGATGCGATTGGGAGTACTTGATGCAGAACTTTCGCATCAACAGTGGTGCTCGCTCGATTGAGTAAGTTTGTTCGCACAGGTCAAAGTGTTGACGCATCACTTCCACTTGTTGATGCAAGGTCGGTGGAGGCGGAAAAGGGGCGCCCGCATCGAGTGCACGTGCTTGGTTGAAGATCCAAGGATTGCCAATTGCGCCCCGCGCAATCGTGACCCCGTCGATACCAGTCTGCTCGATCATCCGAATCGCATCCGCGGCCGCAAACAGATCTCCGCTACCTAAGATTTTTAGCGAATCGCCCACGTGAGCTTTGACATCAGTTAGAAATTCCCAACGGCTTGGTCCAACGTAACGCTGAACAACGGTTCGGCCGTGTACCGTCGCAGCGGCTAATCCCGCTTCAATTGCGCCGTCGAGAATTTCGAAGAAGTGGTCGCGAGATTCTTGGGAATCGTCGATGCCGCGTCGCATCTTGACGGTTACGGGAATGTGATCCGGAACGATGTCACGGGTCCGTTGAAGGATCTCGATCGCTACCTTGGGTTGTGAGAGATGAAATCCGCCACGACATCGACCTAGGACTTTCTTGACGGGGCAACCAAAGTTGACGTCGATAATGTCGAAGCCTGCCTCAACAAGTTTGGCCGCACCCAACGAAAACTGCTCTGGCTCCGCTCCCATTAGTTGGCCACCCACCGGTGGTTCATCCGGATGGATGTCAAGAAAGTGCTTAG from Rubripirellula amarantea encodes:
- a CDS encoding tRNA dihydrouridine synthase, with amino-acid sequence MPTSTTQTDKPHALSPLTIGNVEIGFPVVQAALSGYSDLPMRLMARRLGASYTICEVMLDQFLLSLTKKQKTKHFLDIHPDEPPVGGQLMGAEPEQFSLGAAKLVEAGFDIIDVNFGCPVKKVLGRCRGGFHLSQPKVAIEILQRTRDIVPDHIPVTVKMRRGIDDSQESRDHFFEILDGAIEAGLAAATVHGRTVVQRYVGPSRWEFLTDVKAHVGDSLKILGSGDLFAAADAIRMIEQTGIDGVTIARGAIGNPWIFNQARALDAGAPFPPPPTLHQQVEVMRQHFDLCEQTYSIERAPLLMRKFCIKYSQSHPDYENVRTSFIRLRTREEFEDAIATHYRDDGPGRYVPREIHGSQEEC
- the fae gene encoding formaldehyde-activating enzyme; this encodes MSDRIIMRTGEALVAGGPPFTAAEPEVVIGELDGPVGIALATLTGDQTKGHSKVFAILNTDVQVRPVTLCVSKVTVKDNRYTNILMGTVQAAIANGVLDAVRAGDLPKDRVNELGIICSVWLNPGVATDNNLDHKALFDIHREAMAKAIHKAMNNEPSIDWLLENQDKITHKYYQMGLDGKI
- a CDS encoding sigma-54-dependent transcriptional regulator produces the protein MATESNQPDEGTFDPASLKLLVVDNEAAHARAMTESLEKVGYVCEVATSGPEAAGMIQRETYDIIITDMVMNDVDGMKILDLAKEKLPGVEVVMVTGHATVPVAVEAMQKGAFNFLEKPITPNRLRAIAEKAAEAVSLKKRNTELLQRLDERFGFEGIIYTSKKMQDVVDRVRRIAATDATVLITGENGTGKEVIAQAIHQNSPRRSKRMVAMNTGAIAENLVESELFGHVKGSFTDAVSDREGAFQYANGGTLFLDEVGDMPMSTQIKLLRVLEENKITRVGENKEIKVNVRMISATNRPLEDLIDAGTFRRDLYHRLKVVTIELPALRDRREDVVPLMDHFRKQFLRRYDKPNAHFTPATTKRFFAYDWPGNVRQLRNFVETMVVLDTDGSLDIDDLPPELVDQNDHVETDDSNAMPVAAIGGGSESALIGRPLSEIERWAIEETLKMTNDNREKAAEILEIGARTLYRRLDQYKKDEE